The Alphaproteobacteria bacterium genome contains the following window.
TTTTTTGCAGCAGCGCAGTGTAATCCCCTTGCTTGCGGCTGCCGTAGTTCTCGGCGAGCACTATCTCGAGGCCGAGCTCTTTGGCCCACTTTTCCACGCCCTTGCGGGTCATGCGCGGGAAAAGAGAGTCTTCGCCGATGACGGCGATGCGCTTGACGCCGATGTCCTTGGCAAGATGAAGTGCGCCTTTCTGGTAGTTCTCGGCGTAGTCGATGGTGTTGAATACGTACTTTCTGCCTTTTTCCCAAATAACGGACGAGGCGGCAGCAAATGTAATCATGGGCATCTTGTACCGCTCGGAAATATTGGCAACCGCATCGGTGATCCCGCTTGAATAAGGAGAAGAAATGATGTCGACCTTGTCATCGGTAATCAGCTTCTCATAGAGCTTGATGGCGGTCTGCTTGTCCGACTTGTCGTCCAGGTACTTGATCTTGACTGTATGGCCCAGGAGCCCCCCGCGTTTGTTCACATCCTCGACCCACAGCTTGATCGAATTGAGGCTCCGGCCGGCCGGTTCGGAATAACGGCCGGTCTGTGAAATTGCACCACCGATCAAAACCGTGTTGTCGCCGCGGTGATCGGCAAGCGCGCCATGCGCCGCGGTCAGGCCGGCGACCAACAGGGCCCCCGACAAAAGTTTCGGCAGTAAGTGGTTCATCGCTTCAGCTCCCCTGTTCGTGGCCGTGCGCATGTCTTCAAGCATCCGCTTAGACCACAGCGTGAATAGGACCGGTACAGAATATCAGGTATCAATCGGCGTATTTCCAGCAAAATAGACTACGTCCTTTGCGGCCGATTGTACATTACCGCGGTGGCGCCACGTTTCGCGCCGCCGGCGGCGATTTGGCGCTCTTGTCGATGGCCGTCAGTTGCGCTTTGGCGGTCGGGGGGAATCGGCGGATTGCCAGCGCCGCGCCCTGGTCATGGCGCCCGAAGTGCTGCCGGTCGACGAGCCCTCGATCGGCCTCGAGCCGCGCTTCATCGACATGGTCTTCGAGAT
Protein-coding sequences here:
- a CDS encoding ABC transporter substrate-binding protein; this translates as MLEDMRTATNRGAEAMNHLLPKLLSGALLVAGLTAAHGALADHRGDNTVLIGGAISQTGRYSEPAGRSLNSIKLWVEDVNKRGGLLGHTVKIKYLDDKSDKQTAIKLYEKLITDDKVDIISSPYSSGITDAVANISERYKMPMITFAAASSVIWEKGRKYVFNTIDYAENYQKGALHLAKDIGVKRIAVIGEDSLFPRMTRKGVEKWAKELGLEIVLAENYGSRKQGDYTALLQK